In Methanosarcina siciliae T4/M, one genomic interval encodes:
- a CDS encoding non-histone chromosomal MC1 family protein — protein MSNTRNFVLRDEEGNEHGVFTGKQPRQAALKAANRGSGTKSKPDVIRLRERGTKKVHVFKAWKELVAAPKNRPDWMPEKISKPFVKKEKIEKIE, from the coding sequence ATGTCCAACACAAGAAATTTTGTTTTACGAGACGAAGAAGGCAATGAACATGGAGTTTTCACTGGAAAACAGCCTCGGCAGGCTGCCCTGAAAGCTGCAAACCGGGGTTCCGGTACAAAATCCAAACCGGATGTCATCCGCCTCAGAGAACGCGGGACAAAGAAGGTGCACGTTTTCAAGGCATGGAAGGAACTTGTCGCAGCCCCCAAAAATAGGCCTGACTGGATGCCTGAGAAAATCAGCAAGCCCTTTGTCAAGAAAGAAAAAATCGAAAAAATCGAGTAA
- a CDS encoding Coenzyme F420 hydrogenase/dehydrogenase, beta subunit C-terminal domain, producing the protein MPLDPICKKIIPENSEYISDYGGKTYYFCSPECKQKFDVLEKSVIRLKRNLSEKEKISFGKLKKDIIKPGICTLCGSCAANCEYITIENGAPKLVGPCKACGVCYYQCPRTITTEEGLIGSFRYAYAAKSAIPEMKGQDGGVVTSLLLYALDEGLIDCAVVTTRSKEEPWKPIPKVAKTREEILESGGSIYSHSMTLEALMSAIKQGMHSIAFVGTSCNIDAVTKMQKSSYGLLHLFMRAKILKLGLFCMDTFAYEGIKAVLESYGITLENVEAMKIRKGKFEITLKDGKEHILELSDFDEYRSSSCQFCTDLASENADISFGGVGSPKGWTTVLTRSAIGYEIFNEAVDNGYIEARHLTDEELEKVLNLAKMKKVQMYALHMRQKVGKKWEKSGTKAIF; encoded by the coding sequence ATGCCACTGGATCCTATCTGCAAGAAAATAATACCTGAAAACAGTGAATACATTTCGGACTACGGGGGAAAAACCTATTATTTCTGCAGTCCCGAATGCAAGCAAAAATTCGATGTACTGGAAAAGAGTGTCATTCGGCTCAAGCGAAACCTGAGTGAGAAGGAAAAGATTTCTTTCGGAAAACTGAAAAAAGACATCATAAAACCAGGAATCTGCACTCTTTGCGGATCCTGTGCAGCAAACTGTGAGTACATAACCATTGAAAACGGAGCCCCAAAACTGGTTGGGCCCTGCAAAGCCTGTGGGGTCTGCTATTACCAGTGTCCACGGACAATCACCACCGAAGAGGGACTGATCGGGAGCTTCCGATATGCCTACGCTGCAAAATCTGCCATTCCCGAAATGAAAGGTCAGGATGGTGGAGTTGTGACCTCTCTTCTCCTGTACGCCCTGGATGAAGGCCTGATCGACTGCGCTGTGGTCACAACCCGCTCAAAGGAAGAACCCTGGAAACCCATACCAAAAGTAGCAAAAACCAGGGAGGAGATTCTTGAAAGCGGGGGAAGCATCTACTCCCACTCAATGACCCTTGAAGCCCTGATGAGCGCAATCAAGCAGGGAATGCATAGCATCGCCTTTGTAGGAACCAGCTGCAACATCGACGCCGTCACAAAGATGCAGAAAAGTTCCTACGGCTTACTGCACCTCTTTATGAGGGCAAAAATCCTGAAACTGGGCCTCTTCTGCATGGACACCTTCGCCTATGAAGGAATTAAAGCTGTACTGGAAAGCTATGGGATCACACTCGAAAATGTGGAGGCCATGAAAATCCGGAAAGGAAAATTCGAAATTACGCTGAAAGACGGAAAAGAACATATTCTGGAACTCAGCGACTTCGATGAATACCGCAGTTCATCCTGCCAGTTTTGCACGGATCTTGCCTCTGAAAACGCAGACATTTCCTTCGGCGGCGTGGGCAGCCCCAAAGGCTGGACCACAGTCCTCACCCGCTCAGCCATAGGTTATGAAATCTTCAACGAGGCCGTAGACAACGGTTACATCGAAGCCCGGCACCTAACCGACGAAGAACTCGAAAAAGTCCTCAACCTCGCAAAAATGAAAAAGGTCCAGATGTACGCCCTACACATGAGGCAGAAAGTGGGAAAAAAGTGGGAAAAAAGTGGGACAAAAGCTATTTTTTAA
- a CDS encoding DUF2098 domain-containing protein, giving the protein MADAEEITAVGRNKKPIRVGNAVKYVNSDTVSRVIEIKKDEEGNVWVLLESTDLWYREETLEYTDIKPTEKREEREFTAKELEERFRKERETMQTYDLGKAGGGGAGG; this is encoded by the coding sequence ATGGCTGATGCCGAGGAAATCACAGCAGTAGGGCGCAACAAAAAACCCATCCGAGTAGGAAATGCTGTAAAATATGTAAATAGCGATACGGTGAGCAGGGTTATCGAGATAAAAAAGGACGAAGAGGGAAATGTTTGGGTCCTGCTCGAAAGTACCGACCTCTGGTACAGAGAAGAAACTCTGGAATATACGGATATCAAACCCACAGAAAAGAGAGAAGAGAGGGAGTTTACTGCCAAAGAACTGGAAGAAAGGTTCAGGAAAGAAAGAGAAACGATGCAGACCTACGATCTTGGAAAAGCCGGAGGAGGAGGAGCAGGAGGATAA
- a CDS encoding OsmC family protein — translation MILNRVAVDREQCEKVILNRVAVDQFSETLQKARNDPSKTKKVIEFEGNWEIGKTGPQFSTTIKTEKGGEFLIQSDEPIALGGSGTAPNPVQYGLYGIASCFAASLAKWTAMEGIVLNQLKIKVRADMDLSASFGIFQEPAIPIYERIKFEIVIDSGMSMEEIERFNEIAKQRCPCYYCLTAAIIPEIVFKKGDQNHKQVSFL, via the coding sequence GTGATACTAAATAGAGTAGCAGTGGATCGGGAACAATGTGAAAAAGTGATACTAAATAGAGTAGCAGTGGATCAATTTAGTGAGACTCTTCAAAAGGCAAGAAACGACCCTTCAAAAACTAAAAAAGTGATTGAGTTTGAAGGGAACTGGGAGATAGGCAAGACCGGGCCTCAATTTTCCACAACGATAAAAACTGAAAAAGGAGGAGAGTTCCTGATTCAATCGGATGAACCCATAGCTCTCGGAGGCAGCGGAACTGCCCCCAATCCTGTTCAGTATGGCCTGTACGGAATAGCGTCCTGTTTTGCAGCTTCTCTTGCTAAATGGACTGCAATGGAAGGTATAGTCCTCAATCAATTAAAGATAAAGGTCAGAGCCGACATGGATTTAAGTGCAAGCTTTGGAATTTTCCAGGAGCCTGCAATTCCTATATATGAACGTATTAAATTCGAAATCGTAATCGACTCCGGAATGAGCATGGAAGAAATCGAAAGATTTAATGAGATCGCAAAGCAGCGTTGTCCGTGTTATTACTGTTTGACCGCTGCAATCATCCCCGAAATTGTATTCAAAAAAGGAGATCAGAACCATAAACAGGTGTCTTTTCTCTAG
- the mptA gene encoding GTP cyclohydrolase MptA codes for MEHCTFNLPDVQASKPSIAINLTRVGVTNMKKLVEIKRKDKRPIVLISTFDVFVDLPSDRKGANLSRNFEAVDEVLEKVLSTPVYEIEQLCSDIAHNLLGRHEYANQAEVRMKSEYMIRRASPSTGIKCQEVVNIFAEASAVRGVGDKDYFDVKKLIGAEVVGMTACPCAQEIMRDKAANELAGLGVDRDTIIKFLEKVPMATHNQRGRGIISIKVAHDFDVSLENIIKIIESSMSSSVYEVLKRSDEKVVVETAHMNPKFVEDCVRTMADNIVKEFPNLPDNAVITIKQINEESIHRHNAFAERVALMGELRSEINQ; via the coding sequence ATGGAACACTGTACTTTCAACCTCCCTGATGTCCAGGCCAGCAAACCAAGCATAGCCATCAACCTCACTCGCGTTGGGGTAACAAACATGAAAAAGCTGGTTGAAATCAAACGAAAGGATAAACGTCCGATAGTACTGATTTCAACTTTTGATGTCTTTGTTGATCTGCCTTCAGACCGCAAGGGAGCAAACCTCTCAAGGAACTTCGAAGCTGTAGACGAGGTGCTTGAGAAAGTGCTCAGTACACCGGTATATGAAATAGAACAACTATGCAGCGATATCGCACACAATCTGCTTGGCCGCCACGAATATGCAAATCAGGCTGAAGTAAGAATGAAAAGCGAATATATGATACGGCGCGCCTCTCCTTCAACTGGGATCAAGTGTCAGGAAGTCGTTAATATCTTTGCCGAAGCTTCAGCTGTAAGAGGTGTCGGTGACAAAGACTACTTTGATGTAAAAAAACTCATAGGAGCAGAAGTAGTCGGAATGACCGCCTGCCCCTGTGCTCAGGAGATAATGAGAGATAAGGCTGCAAACGAGCTTGCCGGGCTTGGGGTTGACAGGGATACAATTATAAAATTCCTGGAAAAAGTGCCAATGGCAACCCACAACCAGCGCGGCAGAGGTATTATCTCGATCAAGGTAGCACATGATTTTGACGTTTCCCTTGAGAATATAATCAAGATCATCGAGAGCTCCATGAGTTCAAGCGTCTATGAAGTTCTGAAACGCTCGGACGAAAAGGTTGTCGTGGAAACCGCACACATGAACCCGAAGTTTGTGGAAGATTGTGTAAGGACAATGGCAGACAATATTGTAAAAGAGTTTCCTAACCTTCCCGATAATGCTGTGATCACTATCAAACAGATTAACGAAGAGAGCATACACAGGCACAACGCTTTTGCCGAAAGGGTTGCCCTCATGGGAGAACTAAGGAGCGAAATCAACCAGTAA
- a CDS encoding GNAT family N-acetyltransferase has protein sequence MDLLIRPVRLSDSEDINEMRRQENVRANTLALATETIAFTEGFLKSLGNDDYVLVAELDGKVVGMVGVHPFKSARQRHIACLGMMVRTEYQGQGIGKKLLENILDLADNWLMLVRVELDVTSDNERAIHLYRSFGFELEGKKKYSIIKDGKYADLLMMARYRIPAQFN, from the coding sequence ATGGATTTACTTATCAGGCCTGTCAGGTTGAGCGATTCCGAGGACATCAATGAAATGAGAAGGCAGGAAAATGTCAGGGCGAATACACTTGCCCTGGCAACCGAAACCATTGCTTTTACCGAAGGGTTCCTGAAGAGTCTGGGAAACGATGACTATGTACTGGTAGCTGAACTTGACGGAAAGGTCGTAGGGATGGTGGGGGTCCACCCCTTCAAAAGTGCAAGGCAGAGACATATAGCCTGCCTTGGCATGATGGTAAGGACCGAATATCAGGGTCAGGGCATTGGAAAAAAACTGCTGGAAAATATCCTGGACCTTGCAGATAACTGGCTCATGCTTGTAAGGGTTGAGCTCGACGTCACTTCTGACAATGAAAGAGCAATTCACCTGTATAGATCATTCGGGTTTGAGCTTGAAGGAAAAAAGAAATATTCGATAATAAAGGACGGGAAGTATGCTGACCTCCTTATGATGGCCAGGTACAGAATCCCCGCTCAGTTTAATTAA
- the guaA gene encoding glutamine-hydrolyzing GMP synthase, producing the protein MVKPEKFIPKAIEKISQEIKEGKAIIALSGGVDSSVCAELAYRAIGDRLQPIYIDTGLMRKGETERIKHIFSHMNLHVVYAKDRFLEALAGVTDPEEKRKAVGETFIRVFEDEAKRIAADYLIQGTIYPDRIESEGGIKSHHNVGGLPSVMDFKKIVEPIEDLYKDEVREVAWALKLPEEICERMPFPGPGLAVRILGEVTEEKLEVVREANFIVEEELLDRFCPWQTFAAVLGKGTGVKGDVRAYGWIVAVRAVGSRDGMTAEALELPWDVLKHLESRITGEIPKVARVVYDITPKPPATIEFE; encoded by the coding sequence ATGGTAAAACCCGAAAAATTCATTCCAAAAGCAATTGAGAAAATTAGCCAGGAAATAAAGGAGGGGAAGGCAATTATTGCACTTTCCGGAGGTGTGGACAGTTCTGTTTGTGCGGAGCTGGCTTACAGGGCAATAGGAGACAGGCTGCAGCCCATCTATATAGACACCGGACTTATGAGGAAAGGGGAAACCGAGAGGATAAAACACATTTTCTCGCACATGAACCTTCACGTCGTGTATGCGAAAGACAGGTTCCTTGAAGCCCTTGCCGGAGTTACGGACCCTGAAGAGAAAAGGAAGGCTGTTGGTGAGACCTTTATCCGAGTTTTCGAAGACGAGGCGAAGAGGATTGCAGCCGATTACCTGATCCAGGGCACGATCTATCCTGATAGGATCGAGTCCGAAGGCGGGATCAAGTCCCACCACAATGTGGGAGGGCTGCCGAGCGTAATGGACTTCAAGAAAATTGTTGAGCCTATCGAAGACCTTTACAAAGACGAGGTAAGGGAAGTCGCCTGGGCTCTTAAGCTGCCTGAAGAGATCTGTGAGAGAATGCCTTTCCCGGGTCCGGGGCTTGCTGTGCGTATCCTCGGGGAAGTTACTGAAGAAAAGCTTGAGGTCGTGCGAGAAGCAAACTTCATCGTGGAAGAGGAACTGCTCGACAGGTTCTGCCCCTGGCAGACTTTTGCTGCCGTACTTGGCAAAGGGACAGGAGTGAAAGGAGACGTCCGGGCTTACGGCTGGATAGTGGCTGTAAGAGCTGTAGGGTCAAGAGACGGAATGACTGCAGAGGCCCTCGAGCTCCCTTGGGACGTGCTCAAACACCTGGAATCCAGGATCACTGGTGAGATTCCTAAGGTAGCTAGAGTGGTCTACGACATCACACCCAAACCGCCTGCAACCATTGAGTTTGAATAA
- the gatA gene encoding Asp-tRNA(Asn)/Glu-tRNA(Gln) amidotransferase subunit GatA, translated as MAKWMSVAQVKEKIRESSAEEVTAEYLEAIGKSKINGYIKVSHKALEQAKKIDVEGYEGPLAGVPIAIKDNISVVGLPNSCGSKILEGYVPPFNAHVIEKLLDAGAVILGKTNLDEFAMGSSTETSYFGPTANPWDIERVPGGSSGGSAAVVAAGEAPFALGSDTGGSVRCPAAFCGVVGLKPTYGAVSRYGVVAYANSLEQVGPLANNVEDIAVLMDVIAGYDKRDSTSIDSKTEYRKALVDDVKDLKIGVPKEFFGEGIHSGVEKAVWDAIHKFESLGATWQEVSMPNINYALASYYIIAMSEASSNLARFDGTRYGFRENGENWHAMVSKTRAEGFGTEVKRRILLGTYALSAGYHDKYYLKALKVRTLVKQDFDKALSTVDLLMAPTMPNPAFKIGEKIEDPLTLYLSDVNTCPINLAGVPSVSVPCGFTDGLPVGLQIMGKPFDEPTVLRAAYTFEKNTDYHTKRPPEVA; from the coding sequence ATGGCGAAATGGATGAGTGTTGCACAGGTTAAAGAGAAGATCAGGGAAAGCTCAGCCGAAGAAGTAACAGCCGAATACCTCGAAGCTATCGGAAAAAGCAAAATCAACGGTTATATAAAGGTTTCCCATAAAGCCCTCGAACAGGCAAAAAAGATTGATGTTGAAGGGTACGAAGGCCCCCTTGCAGGTGTGCCAATCGCAATAAAGGACAATATTTCCGTAGTAGGGCTTCCAAACAGCTGTGGCTCGAAAATCCTTGAAGGCTATGTTCCCCCATTCAATGCTCACGTAATCGAAAAACTTCTTGATGCCGGAGCCGTAATCCTTGGAAAAACCAACCTTGATGAGTTTGCAATGGGGTCGTCTACGGAAACCAGCTATTTCGGGCCAACCGCAAACCCCTGGGACATTGAAAGAGTACCTGGCGGATCTTCCGGAGGCAGTGCAGCAGTTGTTGCAGCCGGAGAAGCCCCTTTTGCCCTTGGTTCGGACACAGGTGGGTCTGTGCGCTGTCCTGCAGCTTTCTGTGGAGTTGTGGGACTTAAACCGACCTATGGGGCTGTTTCAAGGTACGGGGTTGTGGCTTACGCAAATTCCCTTGAACAGGTCGGACCTCTTGCAAACAACGTGGAAGATATTGCAGTCCTGATGGATGTCATAGCAGGTTATGACAAAAGAGATTCCACTTCCATTGACAGCAAAACAGAATACAGGAAAGCTCTTGTTGACGACGTAAAAGATCTGAAGATAGGGGTTCCGAAAGAGTTTTTCGGAGAAGGTATCCATTCGGGTGTGGAAAAAGCCGTATGGGACGCAATCCACAAATTTGAAAGCCTCGGAGCGACCTGGCAGGAAGTTTCGATGCCCAACATAAATTACGCTCTTGCTTCATATTATATCATTGCAATGAGTGAAGCGTCCTCAAACCTTGCCCGCTTTGACGGAACACGTTACGGATTCAGAGAAAATGGGGAAAACTGGCACGCAATGGTCTCAAAGACCAGAGCCGAAGGGTTCGGAACCGAAGTTAAGCGAAGAATTCTCCTCGGGACCTATGCGCTTTCTGCAGGTTACCATGACAAGTATTACCTCAAAGCTCTGAAGGTCAGGACCCTTGTCAAGCAGGACTTTGATAAGGCTCTCTCAACAGTTGACCTGCTCATGGCGCCGACCATGCCAAATCCTGCCTTCAAAATAGGGGAGAAGATTGAAGACCCGCTTACCCTCTACCTCTCGGACGTAAACACCTGCCCGATCAACCTCGCAGGCGTACCTTCAGTTTCCGTACCCTGCGGCTTTACTGACGGACTGCCTGTGGGACTCCAGATAATGGGCAAACCCTTTGATGAGCCGACTGTCCTTAGGGCAGCCTATACTTTTGAGAAGAATACCGATTACCACACAAAGAGACCTCCGGAGGTGGCGTAA
- a CDS encoding archaeosine biosynthesis radical SAM protein RaSEA, with the protein MSLNKAVLEIRQRIKVKPSPTNEPAASWTGTDLVNGVQTKTLTVIFKSAGCRWGKAGGCTMCGYVYDCASEPPSLEDYMAQLEKAIRKAEKFPEFMVKIFTSGSFLDEQEVVPEARDAILKNLEEDPRVIKVLVETRPNYVTKENVQACLRVLKDKPFELAFGLETSSDKIRRDSINKGFTFQDFVRAAEIAKKYGVTVKVYLMLKPLFLSEKQAMEDIICSIDDAAPYADTISINLCNVQKGTLVEALWEKGQYRPPWLWSIIEILRQAKTAHPDLPLMSDPVGAGSKRGPHNCKICSSEVADSLRTFSLTQNPEDLSRADCECKELWKKVLEIEDFTYGAPILD; encoded by the coding sequence ATGTCCCTTAATAAAGCAGTACTGGAGATCCGACAGCGGATAAAAGTAAAACCTTCACCTACGAATGAACCTGCGGCAAGCTGGACCGGAACGGATCTTGTAAACGGGGTTCAAACAAAAACTCTCACTGTAATCTTCAAAAGCGCAGGCTGCCGTTGGGGAAAAGCCGGCGGCTGTACGATGTGCGGTTACGTCTATGACTGCGCAAGCGAGCCCCCGTCCCTCGAAGATTACATGGCACAGCTTGAAAAAGCGATTAGGAAAGCTGAAAAGTTCCCTGAGTTCATGGTCAAGATCTTCACCTCAGGCAGTTTCCTTGACGAACAGGAAGTCGTGCCTGAAGCCAGGGATGCAATCCTCAAAAACCTTGAAGAAGATCCCAGGGTCATCAAAGTGCTTGTTGAGACCCGTCCTAATTACGTGACGAAAGAGAACGTACAGGCCTGTCTCCGCGTCCTGAAAGACAAACCTTTCGAACTCGCATTCGGGCTCGAGACAAGCTCGGATAAGATCCGAAGAGATTCCATTAATAAGGGGTTCACCTTCCAGGACTTTGTCCGTGCAGCAGAAATTGCAAAAAAATACGGAGTAACCGTAAAAGTCTACCTTATGCTCAAGCCCCTCTTCCTCTCAGAAAAGCAGGCAATGGAAGATATCATATGTTCCATAGACGATGCAGCTCCTTATGCGGACACCATATCCATCAACCTCTGCAACGTCCAGAAAGGCACCCTTGTCGAAGCTCTCTGGGAAAAAGGCCAGTACCGCCCTCCCTGGCTCTGGAGCATAATTGAAATCCTCAGGCAGGCAAAAACCGCCCACCCTGATCTTCCCTTGATGTCCGATCCTGTCGGGGCAGGCTCAAAACGCGGCCCTCACAACTGTAAGATCTGCAGCTCGGAAGTTGCCGATTCCCTCCGGACTTTTTCACTCACCCAGAACCCCGAAGACCTCAGTAGAGCAGACTGCGAATGTAAAGAGCTCTGGAAAAAAGTTCTGGAAATCGAAGATTTCACCTATGGGGCACCCATTTTAGATTGA
- the argB gene encoding acetylglutamate kinase, whose translation MELKRENVLIEALPYMQEFYASIMVIKVGGNAMVSTQIMEDIIKDIVLLRYVGIKPVIVHGGGPEITEKMERMGKKAEFFQGLRITDDETMEIARMVLVGNINTKIVSLIGIFGGKGVGFTGYDGRMILGHKQAAKRVLVDGVETEVDIGWVGDSEVINPEILHIMLEKGYIPVISPIAVDAKGNALNINADTVAGDIAAALKAKKLILMTDVSGLLRNIEDPSSRISRVNLDQIDSLIEEGIIRGGMIPKIKGAAVAVKSGVEKAHIINGSVSHSMLLELFTDGGVGTMLYGPDHPPV comes from the coding sequence ATGGAACTCAAAAGAGAGAATGTGCTTATCGAAGCCCTTCCTTATATGCAGGAATTCTATGCTTCAATTATGGTTATCAAGGTGGGGGGGAATGCAATGGTCAGCACCCAGATCATGGAGGACATCATAAAGGATATTGTTCTCCTGCGTTATGTGGGAATCAAACCCGTTATTGTACACGGGGGAGGCCCTGAAATAACTGAAAAAATGGAACGTATGGGTAAAAAGGCCGAATTTTTCCAGGGGCTCCGTATTACGGACGATGAAACTATGGAAATCGCCAGGATGGTTCTGGTAGGGAACATAAACACCAAGATTGTATCCCTTATTGGGATCTTCGGCGGGAAAGGTGTCGGGTTTACAGGTTACGACGGGAGAATGATCCTTGGCCACAAACAGGCTGCAAAACGTGTATTAGTCGATGGTGTGGAAACTGAAGTGGATATCGGATGGGTTGGGGACAGCGAAGTCATAAACCCGGAGATTCTCCACATTATGCTTGAAAAAGGCTATATCCCTGTAATCTCTCCAATCGCTGTGGATGCGAAAGGTAATGCCCTGAACATTAATGCTGATACGGTTGCAGGAGACATTGCAGCGGCTCTGAAAGCTAAAAAATTGATCCTTATGACCGATGTTTCCGGTCTGCTGAGAAATATTGAAGACCCGAGCAGCCGCATCTCCCGCGTAAATCTGGATCAAATAGATTCCCTTATTGAAGAAGGAATTATCCGCGGGGGCATGATCCCCAAAATCAAAGGCGCTGCTGTTGCAGTTAAAAGCGGAGTAGAGAAAGCCCATATCATAAACGGAAGTGTTTCCCATTCCATGCTTCTTGAACTTTTCACAGACGGCGGAGTGGGAACCATGCTCTATGGGCCGGATCACCCGCCGGTGTGA
- the gatC gene encoding Asp-tRNA(Asn)/Glu-tRNA(Gln) amidotransferase subunit GatC, with translation MITKEDVEHIGWLARIEINEQETVEYMEKLNSVLEYFGQLDELPTGDVAPTYHVAEIYNVFREDVVEECLSQEKVLANTEHKQDGTFRVPKIG, from the coding sequence ATGATCACAAAAGAGGATGTAGAACACATCGGTTGGCTTGCCCGCATTGAGATCAACGAGCAGGAAACAGTTGAGTATATGGAAAAACTTAACTCAGTTCTGGAGTACTTCGGGCAGCTCGACGAGTTGCCGACCGGAGACGTTGCTCCCACATATCATGTAGCTGAGATCTATAATGTATTCAGGGAAGATGTGGTGGAAGAATGCCTTTCGCAGGAAAAGGTTCTTGCAAACACCGAACACAAACAGGATGGGACCTTCAGGGTCCCGAAGATCGGCTGA
- a CDS encoding methanogenesis marker 14 protein encodes MALKPRIAESPQVRLIDLKSKPFFIVASVEVGNTTTKCILTATNMDTGRTHIINKVVRMTRDVRPPKSGEVIFGKTLTGVELTRESVAELVKGTLNESLEKANLDIKTDLNFVVRSTGVVAGFDSPEEVGEFIKALADGCLMAGVPPKNMTPPMSISNISKKLQKYSKLEKVIFDGAVAGVMPPIGSTGVEIVANEMEGELATAGIKEAAKLTDVDFRNPCISIDFGTTLDGRITSPDLPYAKTIGNFCGYAGAIPDAIIRGSKIVDARVGTALEVFEKQKPPSFLTLKMKAKAIEEYAKRIDELIIIEKVPADRKRYGSVPVRPDAADEIGVTLIGCDVGENGSNMGKLSAIGLEICKSHGLPIVYAVIDEVMARVVCRLIEIAKNGGLIFEDTTIGITGRAGITGNKPKLILSCLEKMNLAPKIDGKVVFVDDGLARGAAVMARCMNSLGIPQQPLGGRHGGKCILAQRMKMQEK; translated from the coding sequence ATGGCTCTTAAACCCAGAATTGCAGAATCTCCTCAGGTTCGTTTGATCGACCTCAAATCAAAACCGTTCTTTATCGTGGCTTCCGTAGAAGTCGGAAACACAACCACCAAATGTATCCTTACAGCTACCAACATGGATACGGGCAGGACTCATATCATAAACAAGGTCGTACGGATGACAAGGGACGTCCGTCCTCCCAAATCCGGAGAAGTCATATTCGGAAAAACACTTACTGGAGTGGAATTGACACGCGAATCCGTTGCGGAACTGGTGAAGGGCACCCTGAACGAATCTCTGGAAAAGGCCAACCTGGATATAAAGACAGACCTTAACTTTGTGGTGCGTTCAACAGGTGTCGTTGCAGGCTTTGATTCCCCGGAGGAAGTGGGAGAATTTATCAAAGCCCTGGCGGATGGATGCCTGATGGCCGGAGTCCCTCCAAAGAACATGACTCCTCCAATGTCCATCTCGAATATCTCTAAAAAGCTCCAGAAATACAGTAAACTGGAAAAAGTCATCTTTGACGGAGCTGTAGCCGGTGTTATGCCTCCTATAGGCTCTACAGGTGTTGAAATCGTTGCAAACGAAATGGAAGGGGAGCTTGCAACAGCAGGGATCAAGGAAGCGGCTAAACTGACGGATGTCGATTTCAGGAACCCCTGCATTTCAATTGACTTCGGAACGACCCTTGACGGCAGGATTACAAGCCCTGACCTGCCGTATGCAAAAACAATCGGAAACTTCTGCGGTTATGCGGGTGCAATTCCTGATGCTATTATTCGGGGCTCGAAAATTGTTGATGCCAGAGTAGGCACTGCTCTGGAAGTTTTTGAGAAACAGAAACCCCCTTCATTCCTTACTTTGAAGATGAAGGCTAAAGCGATCGAAGAGTATGCAAAGCGCATTGATGAACTCATAATTATCGAAAAAGTTCCTGCGGATAGAAAACGGTACGGGAGTGTCCCTGTAAGGCCTGATGCGGCCGACGAGATAGGTGTAACCCTTATAGGCTGTGATGTGGGCGAAAATGGCTCAAACATGGGAAAACTAAGCGCAATAGGTCTGGAGATATGTAAAAGTCATGGGCTGCCTATCGTTTATGCTGTCATTGACGAGGTAATGGCCAGAGTGGTTTGCAGGCTTATAGAAATCGCAAAGAATGGAGGACTCATTTTTGAAGATACGACTATCGGAATTACAGGAAGGGCAGGAATTACCGGGAATAAGCCAAAATTAATCCTGAGCTGCCTTGAGAAGATGAACCTTGCTCCCAAAATCGATGGGAAAGTGGTCTTTGTGGATGACGGGCTTGCCAGAGGTGCAGCAGTAATGGCACGCTGCATGAATTCCCTTGGAATACCGCAACAACCGCTTGGCGGCAGACACGGTGGGAAATGCATTCTTGCACAGCGGATGAAAATGCAGGAAAAGTGA